Proteins from one Oscillatoria nigro-viridis PCC 7112 genomic window:
- a CDS encoding PhzF family phenazine biosynthesis protein: MNFYIVDVFAESKYAGNQLAVFCGAGVAELSEAQMLQIAREINYSETTFIRSPDPRDGGYDVRIFTPKKELPFAGHPTLGTAFVLQQEIIRQKVDRVILNLAVGQIPVTFNYHNESADILWMRQNSPSFGQVLSAESLANVLNLAPDEIDPNFPIQEVSTGVPFIIVPLKTLASLKKAQVNLDKYFELIDRMEAKEILIFCPETYSDLNDLSVRVFAHSLGIPEDPATGSANGCLAGYLVEYAYYGEAKIDVRVEQGYEIERPSLLLLQAAKNEGEIAVLVGGKVVMVAKGEFV, encoded by the coding sequence ATGAATTTTTATATAGTTGACGTGTTTGCGGAGTCAAAATATGCTGGCAACCAGCTAGCTGTATTTTGCGGTGCGGGAGTTGCCGAACTATCTGAGGCCCAAATGCTACAGATAGCGAGGGAAATCAATTATTCAGAAACTACGTTTATTCGATCGCCCGATCCGCGAGATGGCGGCTATGACGTGCGGATCTTCACGCCCAAGAAGGAATTGCCCTTTGCCGGTCATCCGACTTTGGGCACTGCGTTTGTGTTGCAGCAAGAGATTATTCGCCAAAAGGTCGATCGAGTAATTCTCAATCTAGCCGTCGGTCAAATTCCAGTTACTTTTAATTATCACAATGAATCAGCAGATATTTTGTGGATGCGACAAAACTCGCCTAGTTTTGGTCAAGTTTTATCAGCCGAAAGTCTGGCAAATGTCCTGAATTTAGCACCAGATGAAATTGATCCAAACTTCCCAATTCAAGAAGTTTCGACCGGAGTGCCGTTTATAATTGTCCCATTAAAAACTCTCGCCTCGCTCAAAAAAGCTCAAGTAAACTTAGATAAATATTTTGAGCTAATTGATAGAATGGAAGCGAAAGAAATTTTGATATTTTGCCCAGAAACCTACAGCGACCTTAATGATTTAAGCGTGCGAGTTTTTGCCCATTCATTAGGAATTCCAGAAGATCCGGCTACTGGCAGTGCTAACGGCTGTTTGGCGGGATATTTGGTAGAATATGCTTATTATGGGGAAGCAAAGATTGATGTCAGAGTTGAGCAGGGTTATGAAATTGAGCGACCTTCTTTGCTGTTATTACAAGCAGCCAAAAATGAAGGGGAAATAGCAGTTTTGGTTGGGGGTAAGGTGGTGATGGTTGCTAAGGGAGAATTTGTGTAG
- a CDS encoding DICT sensory domain-containing protein encodes MIVPISLLAELLQALPQLRAQIYFKSSMTALSHAMEDLVLAGSDDEPLVIASFQRERFYRQEAHRYRRIASRSSQVYVLAAPETDFKNASECHETVAFEPEDGLSKEWHLVVLGEHYSTCLICQEKIVPIDNQDAGGPLVMDQARRFEGIWTFDREVSSTAAALLLDRIVKYRPELAEKIDRARTTYKLVKTPKKTRKSATSKATKPDISTAKNSKIPNPKLSDAFTERLVTYLQAGQHKLLKAYSAIAAQERKERLVNLITTAMRQSLNPQEIVEVAVQELGTALSASRCLIYRCKATDVAVKIDREFLAPGASSMLDQTCLLQENQIWSYAVARQERVYIQDTSQHPLIVNTQFLEKTVKNWQIVSWLMVPVLYQGRVLGMVEMHQCRSVLPWEEDEIALVEAIATQLGAALIQAETYAHLEELNQQLEALDRTRSNLIAITGHELRTPLSTIQVCLESLNSEPDMPAELRQIMLETALGDADRMRKLVQDFLTLSHLESGRVQWNVESLTLQECVDLALSSVRSRAVDRQLPEIIADVSAELPLVQADGEWLVEVLSKLLDNACKFTTPQGSVTIRAKCNGSRMVEVLVADTGRGIEANSLKVVFDRFYQEEGALRRSAGGTGLGLAICKQIVAGWGGKIWVDSAGKDRGSEFHFTIPTV; translated from the coding sequence ATGATCGTCCCTATTTCGCTACTGGCAGAACTTCTGCAAGCTTTGCCCCAACTGCGGGCACAAATTTATTTCAAATCTTCCATGACAGCCCTGTCTCACGCGATGGAAGACTTAGTTTTGGCGGGTTCCGACGACGAACCGCTAGTCATTGCCAGCTTTCAGCGAGAGCGCTTCTACCGCCAGGAAGCTCACCGCTACCGGCGAATTGCCTCACGCTCGTCTCAGGTATACGTGCTGGCAGCACCGGAAACTGACTTTAAAAATGCTTCGGAGTGTCACGAAACTGTGGCGTTTGAACCGGAGGACGGATTAAGTAAAGAGTGGCACTTAGTGGTACTGGGGGAACACTACTCAACTTGCCTGATTTGTCAAGAAAAAATTGTGCCGATCGACAACCAGGACGCTGGCGGGCCGCTGGTGATGGATCAAGCTCGCAGATTTGAAGGAATTTGGACGTTCGATCGCGAGGTAAGCTCCACAGCGGCAGCATTGTTGCTCGATAGAATTGTCAAATATCGCCCGGAATTGGCCGAAAAGATCGATCGAGCGCGAACTACTTACAAGCTAGTCAAAACACCTAAAAAAACGAGGAAATCAGCCACTTCCAAAGCCACCAAACCCGACATAAGTACGGCAAAAAACTCAAAAATTCCCAATCCCAAATTGAGCGATGCTTTTACCGAACGCTTAGTAACCTACTTGCAAGCAGGCCAGCACAAACTGCTCAAAGCATACAGCGCCATCGCCGCTCAGGAACGCAAAGAACGCCTGGTAAACTTAATCACCACGGCAATGCGGCAGTCTCTCAACCCGCAAGAAATCGTCGAAGTCGCAGTGCAAGAACTGGGAACTGCCCTGTCGGCAAGCCGATGTTTGATTTATCGGTGCAAGGCAACAGATGTGGCGGTCAAAATCGATCGCGAGTTTTTGGCTCCCGGCGCTAGTTCCATGCTGGATCAGACTTGCCTGTTGCAGGAAAATCAAATATGGAGCTACGCGGTGGCGCGGCAAGAGCGAGTTTACATCCAAGACACATCACAACACCCGCTGATTGTCAATACACAATTCCTGGAAAAAACTGTAAAAAATTGGCAAATTGTCTCTTGGTTAATGGTGCCAGTGCTTTATCAAGGGCGGGTTTTGGGAATGGTGGAAATGCACCAGTGCCGATCGGTTTTACCTTGGGAAGAAGACGAAATTGCTTTAGTAGAGGCGATCGCCACCCAACTCGGGGCAGCCTTAATTCAAGCAGAAACCTACGCTCATTTAGAAGAACTAAACCAACAATTAGAAGCATTAGACCGCACTCGCAGCAATCTAATTGCCATCACCGGACACGAACTCCGCACTCCTCTTTCTACGATTCAAGTGTGTTTGGAAAGTTTGAATTCCGAACCAGATATGCCTGCAGAATTGCGGCAAATCATGTTAGAAACTGCCCTCGGCGATGCAGATAGAATGCGGAAACTCGTGCAGGATTTCTTAACTCTTTCTCACTTAGAAAGCGGGCGAGTCCAATGGAATGTAGAATCGCTGACGCTGCAAGAATGCGTTGATTTAGCCCTCAGCAGCGTGCGATCGCGCGCGGTAGATCGACAGTTACCGGAAATTATCGCCGACGTGTCCGCAGAATTGCCTTTAGTGCAAGCTGACGGAGAGTGGTTGGTGGAGGTGCTCTCCAAACTGCTAGACAACGCTTGCAAATTCACCACACCTCAAGGAAGCGTGACCATAAGAGCAAAATGCAACGGTTCTCGGATGGTGGAGGTGCTCGTAGCCGATACGGGGAGGGGAATAGAGGCGAACAGTTTAAAAGTAGTGTTCGATCGATTTTATCAAGAAGAAGGAGCTTTGCGCCGCAGCGCCGGCGGTACCGGTTTGGGATTGGCAATTTGCAAGCAGATTGTTGCCGGCTGGGGCGGTAAAATTTGGGTAGATTCCGCAGGAAAAGACCGAGGAAGTGAATTTCACTTTACTATTCCCACTGTTTAG
- a CDS encoding Uma2 family endonuclease translates to MSVTTVKWTVADYHRIIAAGILEGRNVELIGGEIIEMAPEGESHAYSSDEAGEYLIYLLGDRAKIRQGKPIILPPSNSEPQPDITVIQRLGQDYREHHPYPENIFWLIEYSDYTLSKDLGIKSKIYAEADISEYWVVNLQTMELIVFREPTNEGYQSRETLTQGNINPLAFPDVAVSVARILGA, encoded by the coding sequence GTGAGCGTCACGACTGTAAAATGGACGGTTGCAGACTACCACCGCATCATTGCAGCCGGCATTCTGGAAGGGCGAAACGTTGAATTAATAGGTGGAGAAATAATCGAAATGGCTCCCGAAGGAGAATCTCATGCTTACTCTAGCGATGAGGCTGGAGAGTACCTAATTTATTTGCTGGGCGATCGGGCTAAAATCCGCCAAGGTAAACCGATTATCTTGCCGCCAAGCAACTCCGAGCCACAACCCGATATCACTGTAATTCAACGTTTGGGACAAGATTACCGAGAACATCATCCCTATCCAGAAAACATCTTTTGGCTGATAGAATACTCTGATTATACTCTGAGCAAAGACTTGGGAATCAAGAGCAAGATTTACGCGGAGGCCGACATTTCTGAGTATTGGGTTGTCAATTTGCAAACTATGGAATTAATAGTATTTCGAGAGCCTACCAATGAAGGATATCAATCGAGAGAAACTCTGACTCAGGGTAATATTAATCCGCTGGCATTTCCTGATGTTGCAGTTTCGGTCGCTCGAATATTAGGGGCTTAG
- a CDS encoding peptidoglycan-binding domain-containing protein, giving the protein MSPTTQMKSTQAMANKPQLQLGSQGKAVLELEQLLTKLGVYRHPAKGIFNKAVEFSVKLFQFRVFLSPDGIVGPLTWQALYTGAPVNMPVLKFGSSGEAVATVQEVLKTSQHYGGKIDGDFATLTDKAVRAFQKSFGIEADGIVDRETWTALSQIPRGYDPNRFLT; this is encoded by the coding sequence ATGTCACCTACAACCCAGATGAAATCTACCCAAGCTATGGCCAACAAGCCACAACTACAATTAGGTTCTCAAGGTAAAGCGGTATTGGAACTCGAACAACTGCTAACAAAGTTGGGCGTTTACCGGCACCCTGCTAAAGGAATTTTTAACAAAGCAGTTGAATTTTCTGTGAAACTGTTTCAGTTTCGGGTTTTCTTGTCGCCGGACGGCATTGTCGGCCCCCTGACTTGGCAGGCGCTTTATACTGGAGCTCCAGTTAATATGCCGGTACTCAAATTCGGCAGTTCTGGCGAAGCAGTCGCTACTGTTCAGGAAGTTCTCAAAACTTCCCAGCATTATGGCGGTAAAATTGACGGCGACTTTGCTACTTTGACGGACAAAGCTGTTCGCGCATTTCAAAAAAGCTTTGGGATTGAAGCCGACGGGATTGTCGATCGAGAAACTTGGACTGCTTTGAGCCAAATTCCGCGCGGCTATGACCCTAATAGGTTCTTGACTTAG
- a CDS encoding DUF2605 domain-containing protein encodes MLNSNLPEPELLKALLEPLLEDFNYWFDRSAKLLETEEIPFLGDEDQSDLLARVKQAQQEVGAAKALFQATGGQVGIETAALMPWHRLLAECWQVSARFRSLQSAPPGK; translated from the coding sequence ATGCTTAATTCCAATTTGCCCGAGCCAGAATTGCTCAAAGCGTTACTGGAACCGCTGTTAGAGGATTTCAATTACTGGTTCGACCGATCGGCAAAGCTCTTAGAAACTGAGGAAATTCCCTTTCTGGGCGACGAAGATCAATCTGACTTGCTGGCGCGAGTCAAACAGGCTCAGCAAGAAGTAGGCGCAGCTAAAGCTCTATTTCAAGCAACCGGAGGTCAAGTTGGGATTGAAACAGCAGCACTGATGCCGTGGCACAGACTGCTCGCCGAATGCTGGCAAGTATCGGCACGCTTTCGCTCACTGCAGTCAGCTCCCCCTGGAAAATAA
- a CDS encoding homoserine dehydrogenase — protein sequence MAFKIGLLGLGTVGAGTAEILLSPDGRHPLLQELEIYRVGVRDISRTRSLQLPENVLTTDLEAIATDPEIDIVVELIGGLEPARSLILQAIASGKHVVTANKAVIARYGNEIFEAANKKGVYVMLEAAVGGGIPVIQSLKQSLVANRIKSVTGIVNGTTNYILTRMQTEGADFAEVLADAQQLGYAEADPTADVDGLDAADKIAILASLAFGGRIKLADVHCEGIRKVSAADIDYADKLGFAIKLLAIARETSRYNGKQAEAESELLSIRVHPTFVPKTHPLASVNGVYNAILVEGEPIGQLMLYGRGAGAGPTASAVVSDIMNVAAILKTETVPIPHPLLSCSHQHYCKIAPMQELVTRFYARFLTRDTPGVIGKLGTCFGNHKVSLESVVQTGIHGDLAEIVVVTHDVREGNFQQALDEIRAMEAVDSIASTLRVL from the coding sequence GTGGCTTTCAAAATTGGTTTGCTAGGTTTGGGTACAGTTGGTGCGGGAACAGCAGAGATTTTGCTCTCCCCAGACGGCCGCCATCCGCTGTTGCAGGAATTGGAAATCTATCGGGTGGGAGTGCGCGATATTTCTCGAACTCGGTCTTTACAATTGCCAGAAAATGTGCTGACAACAGACCTAGAAGCGATCGCAACTGACCCGGAAATTGATATTGTAGTAGAATTGATTGGCGGATTGGAACCGGCGCGATCGCTCATTCTGCAAGCTATTGCCAGCGGCAAGCACGTCGTCACTGCCAACAAAGCAGTTATCGCCCGCTACGGTAATGAAATCTTCGAGGCCGCCAACAAAAAAGGCGTTTACGTAATGCTAGAAGCTGCTGTCGGCGGCGGCATTCCGGTCATTCAAAGCCTCAAACAATCCTTAGTTGCAAACCGCATTAAAAGTGTCACCGGCATCGTCAACGGCACAACTAATTACATCCTGACGCGGATGCAAACAGAAGGTGCAGACTTTGCCGAAGTGCTCGCCGACGCCCAGCAATTAGGTTATGCTGAAGCTGACCCCACAGCAGATGTAGATGGATTAGATGCTGCCGATAAAATTGCTATTTTAGCCTCGCTAGCTTTTGGCGGACGCATCAAATTAGCAGATGTTCACTGCGAAGGTATCAGAAAAGTTAGTGCGGCTGATATTGACTACGCCGACAAGCTGGGATTTGCGATCAAATTGTTGGCTATTGCTCGAGAAACCTCCCGCTACAATGGCAAGCAAGCGGAGGCAGAAAGCGAACTGCTGTCAATTCGAGTGCATCCTACTTTTGTGCCGAAAACTCATCCGCTGGCGAGCGTTAACGGGGTTTACAATGCAATTTTAGTCGAAGGAGAGCCGATCGGGCAATTGATGCTGTACGGGCGCGGCGCCGGTGCGGGCCCCACAGCTAGCGCCGTAGTATCCGACATTATGAATGTGGCGGCCATCCTGAAAACCGAAACTGTTCCGATTCCCCATCCTTTGCTGAGTTGCAGTCACCAACACTACTGCAAAATTGCTCCGATGCAGGAACTTGTTACTCGCTTTTACGCTCGTTTTCTGACGCGCGATACTCCGGGGGTAATTGGCAAACTCGGCACTTGTTTCGGCAACCACAAAGTTAGTTTGGAATCAGTTGTGCAGACGGGAATTCACGGCGATTTAGCAGAAATTGTCGTCGTGACTCACGATGTTAGGGAAGGGAATTTTCAACAAGCACTCGATGAAATTCGCGCGATGGAAGCAGTAGATAGTATTGCTAGCACGTTGCGAGTTTTGTAA
- a CDS encoding photosystem I reaction center subunit II PsaD translates to MAEELTGQPPLFGGSTGGLLTKALVEEKYAITWTSPKEQVFEMPSGGAAIMRQGDNLLHLPRKEQCIALGGQQLRAKFKITNYKIYRVFPDGSTEYLHPKDGVFPEKVNEGRPYNGKIDRNIGSNPNPIKVKFTGKKTYDP, encoded by the coding sequence ATGGCAGAAGAACTCACTGGACAACCCCCTCTTTTCGGCGGCAGCACCGGCGGCTTGCTGACCAAGGCGCTAGTTGAAGAGAAGTACGCGATCACTTGGACTAGCCCCAAGGAACAGGTGTTTGAAATGCCGAGTGGCGGCGCTGCGATTATGCGTCAAGGCGACAACTTGCTGCATCTTCCCCGGAAGGAGCAGTGCATTGCTTTGGGCGGCCAGCAACTGCGGGCAAAATTCAAAATCACGAACTACAAAATTTACCGCGTCTTTCCCGACGGTTCTACTGAGTACCTGCATCCCAAGGATGGGGTGTTCCCTGAGAAGGTGAACGAAGGTCGTCCCTACAACGGTAAGATTGACCGCAATATTGGCAGCAATCCCAATCCGATTAAAGTCAAGTTCACCGGTAAGAAAACTTACGATCCTTAG
- the trpE gene encoding anthranilate synthase component I: MIFPDFSQFSELAKQGNFVPVYQEWVADLDTPVSAWYRVCAGQPYSFLLESVEGGEKLGRYSFLGCDPLWILEAKGSRTTQVYRDGSEKVFTGDPFAALTECLQSYKPVKLPQLPPGIGGLFGFWGYELIKWIEPRVPVHPASENDLPDGLWMQVDNLLIFDQVKRKIWAVAYADLREVGVDLAEAYQQACDRVGNLVQKLQSPLSRQSTLIEWTPPNNAQDARSTTGNTELAYTSNITRDKYCANVLKAKDYIKAGDIFQVVISQRLESEYSGDPFALYRSLRLINPSPYMAYFHFRDWQIIGSSPEIMVKAENTADGKKIATLRPIAGTRRRGKTPQEDDALADELLQDPKEIAEHVMLVDLGRNDLGRVCRNGTVKVDELMEIERYSHVMHIVSNVVGELAQDKTAWDLLKAGFPAGTVSGAPKIRAMEIVHELEGCRRGPYSGVYGYYDFEGQLNSAIAIRTMVVRSQGEDKHSVSVQAGAGLVADSNPDMEYEETLNKARGMLEAIRCLK, translated from the coding sequence ATGATATTTCCCGATTTCTCACAATTTTCGGAACTGGCGAAACAAGGCAATTTTGTACCCGTGTATCAAGAATGGGTTGCTGATTTGGATACGCCCGTGTCTGCGTGGTATCGGGTTTGTGCGGGTCAACCTTACAGTTTTCTGCTGGAGTCGGTGGAAGGTGGGGAAAAACTTGGGCGTTATAGTTTCTTAGGGTGCGATCCGCTGTGGATTTTGGAGGCTAAGGGATCTCGCACAACTCAAGTTTACCGCGACGGTTCCGAAAAAGTATTTACGGGCGATCCGTTTGCGGCTTTAACTGAATGTTTGCAGTCTTACAAACCGGTGAAATTGCCGCAGCTACCGCCGGGAATTGGCGGGCTATTCGGTTTTTGGGGTTACGAGTTAATTAAGTGGATAGAACCGCGAGTTCCCGTGCATCCAGCCAGCGAGAATGATTTGCCGGATGGGTTGTGGATGCAGGTTGATAATTTGCTGATTTTCGACCAGGTGAAGCGGAAAATTTGGGCCGTCGCCTATGCGGATTTGCGGGAGGTTGGCGTTGATTTGGCCGAGGCTTATCAGCAAGCGTGCGATCGCGTTGGCAACTTAGTTCAGAAGCTGCAATCGCCGCTTTCCCGGCAATCTACTCTCATAGAATGGACACCTCCCAATAACGCGCAAGATGCCCGTTCCACAACCGGAAATACAGAATTGGCTTACACGAGCAATATTACCCGCGACAAGTATTGTGCCAATGTCTTGAAGGCTAAGGATTATATCAAAGCCGGAGATATTTTTCAAGTAGTTATTTCCCAGCGTTTGGAATCTGAATACAGCGGCGATCCTTTTGCACTTTACCGCTCTTTGCGTCTGATAAATCCTTCTCCGTACATGGCTTATTTTCATTTCAGAGATTGGCAGATTATCGGTTCGAGTCCCGAAATTATGGTGAAGGCGGAAAATACTGCTGATGGCAAGAAGATTGCAACTTTGCGGCCGATTGCCGGCACTCGCCGCCGGGGTAAAACTCCTCAAGAAGATGATGCTTTGGCGGATGAATTGCTGCAAGATCCGAAGGAAATTGCGGAACACGTCATGTTAGTTGATTTGGGCAGGAACGATTTAGGCAGAGTTTGCCGAAACGGTACTGTAAAAGTTGACGAATTAATGGAAATTGAGCGTTATTCTCATGTGATGCACATTGTGAGCAATGTGGTGGGAGAATTGGCCCAGGATAAGACAGCTTGGGATTTGTTGAAAGCTGGTTTTCCTGCGGGTACGGTTAGCGGTGCTCCGAAGATTCGGGCGATGGAGATTGTGCACGAGTTGGAAGGTTGTCGCCGGGGGCCGTATTCTGGGGTTTACGGGTATTATGATTTTGAGGGACAGTTGAATAGTGCGATCGCGATTCGGACTATGGTGGTTCGCTCTCAAGGAGAGGATAAACATTCAGTTTCTGTGCAAGCAGGTGCTGGTTTGGTGGCCGATTCTAACCCGGATATGGAGTACGAAGAAACGCTCAATAAAGCCAGGGGAATGTTGGAGGCAATTCGCTGTTTGAAGTAG
- a CDS encoding GNAT family N-acetyltransferase, giving the protein MNVAIRRAQPSDIDVCARINYEAFKGISDRHQFPTDFPTQEFSTEIIGLLIESPLFFGLVAENEGAVVGCGFMDERNSIRGIGPVSVDRTFQGRGTGREIMKALLERGRDAVGIRLVQESFNMASLSLYASLGFEVKEPFVLMEGKFRSQPPHGFEVRPMTSEDVAECAALCEKLCGCDRTSEIEDALNFFSPFVACKQGRIVAYTCAVSALGHSVAETEADMQALLLGAAAYSSEEQVSFHLPVRYASLFRWCLQEGLRALKPMAVMALGEYRSPEGCWFPSFVY; this is encoded by the coding sequence ATGAATGTCGCAATCAGGCGAGCGCAGCCTTCTGATATCGATGTTTGCGCTCGCATTAATTATGAAGCTTTTAAAGGTATTTCCGATCGCCATCAATTCCCTACAGATTTTCCGACACAGGAGTTTTCAACTGAAATTATTGGTCTTCTGATCGAAAGTCCGTTGTTTTTTGGGCTCGTAGCCGAGAACGAGGGTGCGGTTGTCGGCTGCGGGTTTATGGACGAACGCAACTCGATTCGCGGTATCGGGCCCGTCAGTGTCGATCGAACTTTTCAAGGCCGCGGCACGGGACGCGAAATCATGAAAGCTTTGCTGGAACGCGGACGGGATGCTGTGGGCATCCGTTTGGTTCAGGAATCTTTTAATATGGCGTCGCTGTCGCTGTACGCTTCTTTGGGTTTTGAGGTGAAGGAACCTTTCGTATTAATGGAGGGGAAGTTTCGCAGCCAGCCTCCGCATGGGTTTGAGGTGCGGCCGATGACAAGTGAGGATGTTGCTGAATGTGCCGCTTTGTGCGAAAAACTGTGCGGGTGCGATCGAACTTCGGAGATTGAAGACGCCCTGAATTTCTTTTCTCCCTTCGTTGCTTGCAAACAAGGTCGGATTGTGGCTTATACTTGTGCGGTGTCGGCTTTGGGCCACAGCGTCGCGGAAACTGAAGCCGATATGCAGGCTTTGCTCTTGGGGGCTGCTGCGTACAGTTCCGAAGAACAGGTTTCTTTTCACTTGCCGGTGCGTTACGCAAGTTTGTTTCGTTGGTGCTTGCAAGAGGGGCTGCGCGCCCTCAAGCCGATGGCGGTGATGGCACTTGGCGAGTATCGGTCGCCGGAGGGATGTTGGTTTCCGTCTTTTGTTTATTGA
- a CDS encoding RNA-guided endonuclease InsQ/TnpB family protein, producing the protein MYHAVKVRIYPTPEQEQYLAQCFGNCRWLYNRMLNLTTTTYKETGKGMSKAAMDKLLPGLKTEFEWLGIAYSQSLQRVTFNLSAAFVNFFEGRTKYPTFKKKGAKQSVSYPQNVKLMVSEKSIKFPGTLGYVKTKFHRSLPDGKQGCVTISQNTDGTYFASILFEVSKQTLEPVNDAIGVDMGLKDFAIASNGVKHNQPKKAQKKLQKLERNKKRKQRKLARKKGYSNRRKAKLLVAKVCSKIARIREDFLHKLSRKIVNENQVIVTENLSVKNMVKNPNLARAISDRGWGKFCTMLKYKAEQLDRNYVEINRFFPSSQLCSETLLPIPQLQKGWDSLKVRYVDCPNCGKQHDRDINAAINIRNEGLRILALGTSASAFGGGVSPKRSGRKKSTIVEAIPREERSLHHTAPCS; encoded by the coding sequence GTGTATCACGCAGTCAAAGTCAGAATCTATCCCACTCCCGAACAAGAGCAATACCTAGCTCAATGTTTTGGTAATTGTCGTTGGTTATACAACCGAATGTTGAACCTAACCACAACGACTTACAAGGAAACTGGGAAAGGTATGAGTAAAGCTGCAATGGATAAATTGCTACCGGGATTGAAAACGGAATTTGAATGGTTGGGAATTGCTTATTCTCAATCATTGCAACGGGTGACATTCAATCTCAGTGCAGCATTCGTAAATTTCTTTGAAGGTCGTACTAAATATCCGACGTTCAAAAAGAAAGGAGCGAAACAATCGGTTTCATATCCTCAGAATGTCAAGCTGATGGTTTCAGAGAAATCGATTAAATTTCCTGGTACATTGGGATATGTCAAAACTAAGTTTCATCGGAGCTTACCTGATGGTAAGCAAGGTTGCGTCACCATCTCACAAAACACAGATGGCACGTACTTTGCATCAATACTGTTTGAAGTGTCCAAACAAACATTAGAACCAGTAAACGATGCAATCGGTGTAGATATGGGATTGAAAGATTTTGCGATCGCCTCTAACGGAGTGAAGCATAATCAGCCTAAAAAAGCTCAGAAAAAGCTACAAAAACTAGAACGCAACAAAAAACGCAAACAACGTAAATTAGCCAGGAAAAAGGGCTATTCTAACCGTAGAAAAGCGAAATTGCTGGTTGCAAAAGTGTGTAGCAAGATTGCCCGAATCCGCGAAGACTTTCTTCACAAGCTATCCCGCAAGATAGTCAACGAAAACCAAGTAATTGTGACAGAAAATCTCTCAGTCAAGAACATGGTCAAGAATCCCAACTTAGCCAGAGCTATTTCCGATCGAGGATGGGGAAAGTTTTGCACCATGCTCAAATACAAAGCTGAACAGTTGGATCGAAATTATGTCGAAATCAATCGATTTTTTCCATCATCACAGCTTTGTTCAGAAACGCTGCTACCGATTCCTCAACTTCAGAAAGGTTGGGATAGTCTGAAGGTACGTTATGTAGACTGCCCAAACTGCGGAAAACAACACGATCGTGATATCAACGCCGCGATCAATATCAGAAATGAAGGCTTGCGGATTTTGGCGTTAGGAACTAGCGCTTCTGCTTTCGGAGGGGGTGTAAGCCCAAAACGATCTGGACGTAAAAAATCTACGATCGTCGAGGCAATCCCCCGTGAAGAAAGAAGCCTACACCATACTGCTCCGTGCAGTTAG
- a CDS encoding DUF2973 domain-containing protein, which translates to MLHLLYILAFTVLAFLAVGNLIRSLVTVGMESQRPQQFRANNPYASYPRSQSVPHPELLDEYGNIVNEPLLVMRSLTVQDAREQLDALYKSSPGGSDEGGERV; encoded by the coding sequence ATGTTGCACCTGCTTTATATTTTAGCTTTTACCGTTCTTGCGTTTTTGGCAGTCGGTAACTTAATCCGCAGTCTAGTCACGGTAGGTATGGAGTCCCAGCGTCCTCAACAGTTCAGGGCAAATAACCCCTACGCATCCTATCCTCGCTCTCAATCGGTGCCGCATCCAGAACTTTTAGATGAATACGGAAACATAGTCAATGAGCCGCTGTTAGTGATGCGTTCGCTGACTGTCCAAGACGCCCGCGAACAATTAGATGCTCTCTACAAATCATCTCCGGGTGGCAGCGACGAAGGGGGCGAACGAGTCTAA